From Ostrinia nubilalis chromosome 9, ilOstNubi1.1, whole genome shotgun sequence, one genomic window encodes:
- the LOC135074870 gene encoding baculoviral IAP repeat-containing protein 5-like, translated as MAEAGFYSVATGEDDADAAKCFLCGKELDGWEASDDPWAEHKSHAAKCAFVQIGKKEDDLLLSEFLSIVKQYMINETKRISEVAKEQIDEKAKLVKRRCLGRK; from the exons ATGGCTGAGGCTGGTTTCTATTCAGTTGCAACAGGCGAAGATGATGCTGATGCTGCGAAGTGTTTCCTGTGTGGTAAAGAGTTGGATGGGTGGGAAGCTAGTGACGACCCTTGGGCGGAACATAAGAGCCACGCAGCGAAGTGCGCGTTTGTGCAAATAGGCAAGAAAGAAGACGATCTCTTG CTTTCAGAATTTCTATCAATTGTAAAACAATACATGATAAATGAAACTAAACGGATTTCAGAAGTAGCTAAAGAGCAGATTGATGAGAAAGCTAAACTTGTGAAGAGACGGTGCCTCGGAAGGAAGTGA